ACTTCTTCCATCTCCTTTTCCTATTTATTTTATTTACCCTACCAAAATATGGCGCTCAAATTTTTTAATGATCATACGATAAAACAAATTCATCAAATTTTTAGTACAGTAAATTGATATTTTTTGATTATACGCAATATATACTTAAATAATCTACTCCGATATTGCTATCGTCCATGATAGCAATTACTTATCTTACAACAAAATCCGCGCAAAAATAAGGATAACCACTTTCGATCAAAAACATATAACATTATCAATATCAATTCGTGTTTTTTATTAAATTTACATCTATAAACCGAAAATTCTTAGTAATTTTGAAATAAATTTAATTATTTTAGCTATTGGTCCGATTCTGATGCAACGGCCAGTTAATGAACACAAAACCCATTGTTAATGGAAAATCAATATGCAAACTATGATCTAGACAATTTGGATATCCAAATCTTGTCTATTCTAATGAACGATGCCTCTATTCCTTATACCGAAATAGCAAAAAAGCTAATCGTATCGGGTGGTACAATTCACGTTAGAATGAAGAAGATGGAAGAACTAGGTATCATTAGAGGATCAAATCTGATTATCAATCCTCAAAAAGTCGGGTTTGATATTACGGCTTTTTTGGGTATCTATCTTGAAAAAGGTTCACAATATGCAGATGCAGTAGATAAATTGAAAGAAATCAAAGAAGTGGTCGAATTACATTATTGTACTGGCCAATACAGTATTTTTGCAAAAATAATCTGTAGAGATACAGTGCACCTAAGAAAAGTACTGAATGAAGATATTCAATCTGTGCCTGGAATCCAACGGACAGAGACCATTATCTCTCTCGAAGAGAGCATAAAACGTCAAATCAGCTTGGTGTAGTATAAAAAAAGCTTCCGTCAAAAGATGGAAGCTTTTTTTATACTATCTTTTCTAACATACCGATATAGAGATCTATTCCTGCCCTAATCTCGTCAATATAAATAAATTCATCCGCCATGTGCGAGCGTGCGCTATCGCCAGGTCCTAATTTCAAAGAGGGAACAGGGATAAGAGCCTGATCACTCATCGTCGGTGAGCCATACACTTTACGTCCCAGTGCAATACCCGCTTTAACGATTGGATGGGTGTCAGAAATCGAAGAAGACTTCAGACGCGTAGACCGCGCTGTGACCTCTGATTTTACATGAGACTTGATAATATCCAACGTCTCTTCATTCGAATAAGCATCTGTGGTTCTGACATCGACAACAAAGTTACAAGTAGCTGGTACAACGTTATGTTGCGATCCCGCCTGAATTACTGTCACCGACATCTTAATGGGACCTAAGGTTGGCGAAGTTCTTTCAAATGTATAATTTTGAAACCATTCAATATCCCTGATCGCTTTGTAGATTGCATTATCGCCCTCATCACGTGCGGCATGTCCAGCCGTCCCTAATGCTGTACAATCCAACACCATCAGTCCTTTTTCTGCAATTGCCAAATCCAATAAGGTTGGTTCACCCACAATAGCAAAATCAATAGGACCAATTTCATCCAAAACAGATTCTATACCATTCTTACCTGAGATCTCTTCTTCGGCACTGGCGACAATACAGAAGTTATACTTCAAGTCCGTCTGCTGGTAAAAATATAAAAATGTAGCGATCAATGATACCAAACAGCCTCCAGCATCGTTACTCCCCAATCCGTACAATTTACCTTCCTCTACAGTCGCTGCCAAAGGATCTCTTGTATAACCTGTATTCGGTTTTACTGTATCGTGATGGGAGTTTAGTAATATCGTAGGTTTATTGCTATCATAATGAGCGTTATACACCCATATATTATTGCCTTTTCGCTGTGTTTTGATATCACGCTGCTGAAAGAAGCGATCAATTAAATCCGCTGTGAACTCTTCCTCTTTACTTAAAGACGATAGTCCAATTAATTGTTTTAAAAGGGCCAGAGCATCTTTAAATAAGCCCTGTTTATCCTTCATGGTATAATCCTCCTGCTTTATCCGCAGACAGTTTAATTCCTTTTATAAAAGCAGAACTAAAGCCGTTATGTTCCATCTCATTTAGTCCCGCAATTGTACAGCCCTTTGGTGACGTTACTTTATCAATCTCTCCTTCTGGGTGAGCATTGGTATGCAATAACAAATCAGCAGCGCCTTTTGCTGTTTGAACTGCCATTTTTAATGCGTCATGCGCATGAAATCCAATTTCAACTCCGCCTTGCGACGCCGCACGAATA
The genomic region above belongs to Sphingobacterium zeae and contains:
- a CDS encoding Lrp/AsnC ligand binding domain-containing protein, yielding MENQYANYDLDNLDIQILSILMNDASIPYTEIAKKLIVSGGTIHVRMKKMEELGIIRGSNLIINPQKVGFDITAFLGIYLEKGSQYADAVDKLKEIKEVVELHYCTGQYSIFAKIICRDTVHLRKVLNEDIQSVPGIQRTETIISLEESIKRQISLV
- a CDS encoding M20 family metallo-hydrolase; translation: MKDKQGLFKDALALLKQLIGLSSLSKEEEFTADLIDRFFQQRDIKTQRKGNNIWVYNAHYDSNKPTILLNSHHDTVKPNTGYTRDPLAATVEEGKLYGLGSNDAGGCLVSLIATFLYFYQQTDLKYNFCIVASAEEEISGKNGIESVLDEIGPIDFAIVGEPTLLDLAIAEKGLMVLDCTALGTAGHAARDEGDNAIYKAIRDIEWFQNYTFERTSPTLGPIKMSVTVIQAGSQHNVVPATCNFVVDVRTTDAYSNEETLDIIKSHVKSEVTARSTRLKSSSISDTHPIVKAGIALGRKVYGSPTMSDQALIPVPSLKLGPGDSARSHMADEFIYIDEIRAGIDLYIGMLEKIV